ATGCCGACGCATCCGCATTCACCGTAACGACACCCGAAACCGCAACGAGCCAGTGGGCCCCGTCGGACGGAGCTTCGCTTCCGAACAACAACGCCGCCGATTTCACGGCGACGCCGATCGCATGTGTCGCGTTAGCCGTCTTCGCCTTTTGCAATCTTCCGTCTTCGCCCATTACCAAAATGTCGCCTTCGCCGATTACGTCGGATGGATTGATCGGGAAGAATCGAGCGATACAATCCGAATTCTTTCCTGTCGAAATTCGAACAGTTCCCGCAAACTCGGATTCTCCTTCGGCCAAAAACGCTTTGCCGGAACCGCTTTCTCCCAAAGAAGAGATCCCTTTTCCGGTCGCAAAAAGCGCGACTCCCGACCGAGAATGAAACATTCCGCCAAACCCGCGTTTGGCGAGACCCAAAACTCCGGCTCCGTCTTTTTCCGCCGAGGAAGAATCTCCTCTTACTCCGAACTTTTCTCCGTATCCGATCAGCCCCGCGTTTCTTGCCGAGCCTACGATTCCCGCGCCTTTTTCACTTTCGTTTTTGCCGTAGATCGGCGCGTGATTTTCGGGCGGAGGAGAAATGTTCGTATAAGCAGCTTCCGTGTTTCCTTTTACTCTTAAAAAGCCCGTATGAGAACTGAAATCATGATCCAAAGGAGCGTAGTCGTGCGTATGCGGCTTTGGGTCTCTTTTGTCGGACAACCTTGGATCGTCGGCAGAAACCACTTTGCCCGGAGCGTTGCTTCCAAGAGTTGCGATCTCTACGATTCCCGGATAAGAAGTCGTAGCGTTTCGAAGTCGTTTATCATTTCCTTGAACGACAAGACCTTCCTTTGATTCTCCCGACTGCGCCAACTGAACGATCCCGTAGGATTCTGCGGTGGCGATTTTTAGGCGTTTATCATTTCCCTGAACTGCGGATTCCGCAGAATCTTCTCCGCTTTTTGCAAAACGAACGATTCCCGGAAACTCAGTGTTCGCCTTTCGAATCCGAGGGTCATCCGCAGTCACAGCCTTGCCGGGTTCCGACGCACCAGGCTCGGAAAGAATCGCAAGTCCGTATTTTTTCGTTGTGGCGATTTTCAGTCGATCGTCGTTTCCTTGAACGACAACGCCTTCTTTGGTTTCTCCATTCTCCGCAAGTTCGACGATTCCAAGACTGGACACGGTCGCCGCCCGCAATCGATCATCATTTCCTTGAACGACTCGTTCCGCCCGATTTTCGCCATTCGATGCCAAGCGAACCAAGCCGTGCGCGAGCTCCGTAGAATGTTTGAGTCGTTTATCGTTTCCTTGAACGACGACTCCTTCTTTTTCTTCGCCGTCTCCGGCGAGTTCGACGATTCCTTTGTATTCGGTGGACGCGTCTCTCAACCGACGGTCGTTGGATTGAACGGCAACCCCTTCCGAATTCTCACCATCCACCGCAAGACGAACCAGCCCCGAACGCAATACGGTCGCATAGGGAAGGGGCTCCGCGGTCGGTTTATTGGTAAGATCGCTGAGATGCGGAGTCGCATACAATTCGAGCTCCGCGATTTTGGTTTGATAGAATTCCTGCGCCTTCTTTTCTTTTTGGCGAGCGACGAGTTTCAGATAACGCACGTTCGTCGGTAAAAATCTCCACTGATACCAAACCCCCGGTTCGGATAAGAATTGATTCTCTTCCAAAAGCTGATTCCAAGAAAGATCGTCTTCGCTGTAATATACGGTAAAACTTTCGGGAAAAAAAGTAGGATCGAGTTTCGGAGTTAAAAGTCGGAGCTCATTCACTCGGCTGATCGAACCCAAGTCGGTAAGAAAAAATTCTTCCGACGGTTTCGGATTTTCTTTCGATGCCCATCCGTAGTCGGGCCTTTGATCGATTAGATTTTCTTTGACCCAAAATCGATCCTGTTCGGAACTCACTTGGATCTTTACGATTCCCGAAATTCCAACCTCTAACTGCCCAATAGAAATCTTATATTTTCCCGCTCCGTCTCTTTCGGAAACCTGACTGATCAATTTTAAGAACTTTGCTTGAACCAAAGAAAAATTCCATTGACCCGTCTTCTGATTTAAACGCCTAAATCCCGTCTCTTGCAGAATCGGTTCCCATACGATTCCGTCGGTTGAAATTTCAAATCGAAACGTATCGGGGAAAAAGGCGGCCTCTTGTGAATTCGAATGAAGACGAATTTGATTGAGGCTCGAAATTCCATCAAAGTGTAATGTAAGCGCGGAAATTCCCGGAGAATCCTTCGTTTCGGAGTAGCGGAGCAGTTTTCCTTCTTTTAAATCGTAAGTCCCGGACGATTTGATTTCGCGGATTTTGATTTGACCGGGGTGGCTGATTCGAATTGATTCAGAGTTCATTCAAGATTTGTCCTGGTTTCTCTTTTTAATATTTTGCGGATGTAGTTCGGTTTTCTTCGGTTTTTGCGGAAAATATAACCAATATCGGAGGACGGATTTCCTCTGTGAAGTACTTTGCTATGATCATTCTCAAGGACTCCGGAACCGGGTCCAAGATGCAAAGCGTTCTTCCGTCCGGTTCCACTCGGACTCGTTCCAAGATTTCAACGCTGGACCGGGTCAATCGTTCTTTCGACCAATGTAAGAATCCCTTCCAAGTGGCTTCTTGTTCTTTTGGTCCTTCGTGGTTTTGATTAAATTCCGGCACGACGGCTTCGAGATCCGTTTTCATAAGATTCTTACAAATACCCTGTATATATCTTATATTTGCTTCCATTCCTCGTGCTTTGGCCTTTGCAAAAGCTTCCGACAAAATCGAAGGCCCGTATTTTTCTTCTAAATCCTCTAAACTTACATTCGTCTTTTTCTTTTGTGGTTCTTGATTCTGATTATTGGTTATGGTTATATTGATATGGTTTGGGTTTCCTTCTCCAGACCCCTGAGGACGCTTCTCCGACACCTCCGAGATTTCCCCGTTTCCACCCCCAGGGTGTCCAAAAATATACCCCTGCGGTGGAATTTTGGACCCTTTGTAGTTAAAGCAAAAGTAATAACGCGAGCTTGTATGCCCCGTTCCAGGTGTGACTTGAAGTAAACCCGCTTGGATAAGATCCCGTTTTCCTTGGATGATGGATTTTTTTGTTTTGAAGCCCGTTAGCTTCAGGAGAATTTCCGTGCTCGGCCAGACGGGCTTGAAATGCTGATCGCTAAATTTAAGCAGCACGAGATAGAGCGTCTTTGCCGCGGAAGATAAGCCGGCCCAGACACCCGATTCGATGATATCCGCAAAAAATTTGATGTATGGATAATGCTCGCCCATCTTCCTTTCGGGACCCTCCACTTAGGAAAGTACATTAATTTTAAGCAAAAATTCCGAAGGGAGTTGACATTATCTGACATAATGATACTTATGTCTCATCCAACAACATTCCTTCGGGAAAATCCGGCCCCTGGTTAGCCAGGGGAATTTTTTTGTTTCCGGATCCAGAAAATACGCCTTCGGCCCGAATCCTCTCGGATTTGAGCTTCGTACTATATTTCCGTTTACTATATTATGTCACATTAAACGACTCAATGCCGAGTTTGTCAACTCCATTGGTTCGTTTTCCTTGCTTTTTGAAAATTTCTTTTGCTAAGTACCTGTATGTACCTTTTTAATGTCGCTTAACAATATTATTAAACGACATTAAGGCGTTATACGGACTCGAATTTTTTGCGGAGTTCTTTTTTGACTAACTTAAGAATTTCGCCTAACAGCTCTTCGTTGTCCGAGCTGATTTGTATCAGGCCTTGTTTTTTCGTGATTTTGTATTCGGTCGATTTGGAACCGGAAGGTTTTGCGCTCGCAGGACTTGTTGTCTTAGGGGAGAATAAAGTATCTTCTTCTCGGTTGAATGACTTTGCGTCCTTGACGGTTTTGAGCGCGCCCGTTTGAAACAAATTTAAGAATTCGGAAAAGGTTCCTTTTCGGGAAGCGGCGACCGCTTGGATCAACAAGTTCTTGCTTTCGATTCCGGCGTCTTTGCAGAATCTCAATTCTTCCTTGGTTAGGTCCGAAATTCCCAGGAGTTCCGTCATGTAACTTCTGCTTTTTCCAAAAAGTGTTCCGAGTTCTTGGTCCGTATATTTGAACGATGTTTTGAGATGAGACATCGCTTCCACTTCTTCATAAGGGGATAAGTTTTCTCTTTGGAGATTTTCTATGATGGCAAGTCGAAACGTTTCTTTTTCGTCTCGGTCGAGAATTTTACATTCCACCTCGATCCACCCGAGTTGTTTGGCCGCGTGGTATCTTCTTTCTCCAGCGACGATTCTATAGTTTTCATCTTCGGGGTTTTGTTTTGTGACGATGATCGGCTGAAGAAGTCCGTCTTTGTCTAAACTTCTTGCTAAGTCTTCAACGCCTTTTTTTCGATCCTGTCTCGGCTGGTTTTCCGACGGGAGAATTTTTTCGAGGCGAATTTTTCGAACGGTTCCTTCCAGCTTTTCTGCTTGGAAGACATCCGCGAGCGAGCCTAGTCTTTTACTTTTTGAGCTCATTCAAAAACTCCTCTATGAACCCTTCGTATTCCTGCGCTTGTTTGCTGGTTTTGTTATATTCGAATACTGATTTTTTTGCGAGGTGGGATTCTCCAACCGCGACCCCGTCTGAAATGCTCGTCTCAAAAATTCGAAAGTATTTTGTTAAAACCGGAATGATCGTTTTTGTCAAAAGGGTTTGCGGCTTGAGTTGGGTTACCAGCGCGCCTAAAATTTCCAAATTCGGATTAATTCTTTTTTTGATACTCGTGATTGTTTGTTGAAGTCCCACGATTCCATCTACGGAAAATTTTTCCGCCTGAAGCGGGATGACTACGTAATTAGATCCCACCAGCGCGTTGATCGTAAAAATGGACAAACTGGGCGGGCAATCGATGATACAAAAATCCATTCCGTCAACGGCTTGAAGCGCATCCCTTAAAATATAAGGCGCGTCCACGGAACTTCCCGACAGGGTTTCCACTTCCGCTAAGTTCATCTTTGAGGGAGCTAAAAAAAGATTCGGTAGTTTTGTTTCGATCATGATTTCTTTGATCGTCATTCTCGAGTTAAAAACTCCGTGCATCGACTTGTCCAGAGTTTCCGGATTCGTAAAAATTCCGGTGGAATTTGCCTGAGGATCTATGTCGACGAGGAGGGTTTTTTTTCCTCTTCGTGCGAGCCCCATGGACAAATTGAGAGAGGTTGTCGTTTTTCCTTCTCCGCCTTTCTGGTTTGCTATGGATACAACTATCATGAATTCTACCTTATACTCTATTGTCGGACATCCGACATCGAATCCTTATCGAGACCGGATTTGATGGACGGAAATTTTGTTTTCGCGGGGGGCGATATCAAAGTGCGATTTTCGGTCTCGTTTCCAGATGGCTCTAAGGTTTTCTATCTTCAATCATTTATCTGAAATTGATGCTTTTTTCCTAAAAATTCTCCTTTGGGGATTTCGATGGTCGGACGTCCGACATTGCATCTGTACTTGGTTGACAGGATGCTTAATTTTAAACATCTTCCTTTTGTGCATCCGTCCTTATTCAATCTTTTGTTTTCGGAGAATTCTTCCCTTAAAAATAAAAAGGAAGAATTTGCGAACGCATTTGAAGAATGGGTTCGGATTTCCGGCGGGGTTTGCGGCGTTTTGACTTTGAGTTCCGACCGAGGAAAAAGTCTCGAGGAAGTTGCAAGTCTCGGATATAACGAGGACGGCTTTTTTTATTCTTTTTTGTCGAGGACGACCGGGAACTTGGATAAGTTGCGTCAGGGTTCCGACTTTTTCCCGACTTGGTTTTCATCCGCGGAGAACGATCTTTTTCATCCCGAAGCGGCTGGCTGTTTGGTCGCTGGGATTCGAGGAGATTCTTTTTTGGACGGGTTTTTTCTCGTCGAATTTTTGGACAAACCTTCGGACGCGGTTTTGGCTCTTTGGGCTTTGCTGACCAAAAAAATCTCGGAAAATTCTTCCCCAAATTTATCCATCTTGAAGGCGAATTCTTCCGCTCCGAACAAGCCCGATTTTGTTAAAAAAGAAGGCGTCGGAGAATTCTTAGCAGAAATCTGCGGTGTTCAGTTGTTGCCCGATTGGCTCCAAAGAAAAAATTCTTGGGTTCGAATTTTGGGACCTTCCGGTTCCGGAAAAAAATCTTTGGGCAAATGG
This genomic stretch from Leptospira kmetyi serovar Malaysia str. Bejo-Iso9 harbors:
- a CDS encoding discoidin domain-containing protein, whose amino-acid sequence is MNSESIRISHPGQIKIREIKSSGTYDLKEGKLLRYSETKDSPGISALTLHFDGISSLNQIRLHSNSQEAAFFPDTFRFEISTDGIVWEPILQETGFRRLNQKTGQWNFSLVQAKFLKLISQVSERDGAGKYKISIGQLEVGISGIVKIQVSSEQDRFWVKENLIDQRPDYGWASKENPKPSEEFFLTDLGSISRVNELRLLTPKLDPTFFPESFTVYYSEDDLSWNQLLEENQFLSEPGVWYQWRFLPTNVRYLKLVARQKEKKAQEFYQTKIAELELYATPHLSDLTNKPTAEPLPYATVLRSGLVRLAVDGENSEGVAVQSNDRRLRDASTEYKGIVELAGDGEEKEGVVVQGNDKRLKHSTELAHGLVRLASNGENRAERVVQGNDDRLRAATVSSLGIVELAENGETKEGVVVQGNDDRLKIATTKKYGLAILSEPGASEPGKAVTADDPRIRKANTEFPGIVRFAKSGEDSAESAVQGNDKRLKIATAESYGIVQLAQSGESKEGLVVQGNDKRLRNATTSYPGIVEIATLGSNAPGKVVSADDPRLSDKRDPKPHTHDYAPLDHDFSSHTGFLRVKGNTEAAYTNISPPPENHAPIYGKNESEKGAGIVGSARNAGLIGYGEKFGVRGDSSSAEKDGAGVLGLAKRGFGGMFHSRSGVALFATGKGISSLGESGSGKAFLAEGESEFAGTVRISTGKNSDCIARFFPINPSDVIGEGDILVMGEDGRLQKAKTANATHAIGVAVKSAALLFGSEAPSDGAHWLVAVSGVVTVNADASAYPIQPGSLLVTGLTGGHAVRISAESLRPGSLFGKALTPLRGGRGQIQILLCFQ
- a CDS encoding helix-turn-helix domain-containing protein; translated protein: MGEHYPYIKFFADIIESGVWAGLSSAAKTLYLVLLKFSDQHFKPVWPSTEILLKLTGFKTKKSIIQGKRDLIQAGLLQVTPGTGHTSSRYYFCFNYKGSKIPPQGYIFGHPGGGNGEISEVSEKRPQGSGEGNPNHINITITNNQNQEPQKKKTNVSLEDLEEKYGPSILSEAFAKAKARGMEANIRYIQGICKNLMKTDLEAVVPEFNQNHEGPKEQEATWKGFLHWSKERLTRSSVEILERVRVEPDGRTLCILDPVPESLRMIIAKYFTEEIRPPILVIFSAKTEENRTTSAKY
- a CDS encoding ParB/RepB/Spo0J family partition protein; this translates as MSSKSKRLGSLADVFQAEKLEGTVRKIRLEKILPSENQPRQDRKKGVEDLARSLDKDGLLQPIIVTKQNPEDENYRIVAGERRYHAAKQLGWIEVECKILDRDEKETFRLAIIENLQRENLSPYEEVEAMSHLKTSFKYTDQELGTLFGKSRSYMTELLGISDLTKEELRFCKDAGIESKNLLIQAVAASRKGTFSEFLNLFQTGALKTVKDAKSFNREEDTLFSPKTTSPASAKPSGSKSTEYKITKKQGLIQISSDNEELLGEILKLVKKELRKKFESV
- a CDS encoding ParA family protein, coding for MIVVSIANQKGGEGKTTTSLNLSMGLARRGKKTLLVDIDPQANSTGIFTNPETLDKSMHGVFNSRMTIKEIMIETKLPNLFLAPSKMNLAEVETLSGSSVDAPYILRDALQAVDGMDFCIIDCPPSLSIFTINALVGSNYVVIPLQAEKFSVDGIVGLQQTITSIKKRINPNLEILGALVTQLKPQTLLTKTIIPVLTKYFRIFETSISDGVAVGESHLAKKSVFEYNKTSKQAQEYEGFIEEFLNELKK